A region of the Brienomyrus brachyistius isolate T26 chromosome 10, BBRACH_0.4, whole genome shotgun sequence genome:
ATAGTGAATTCATAGTAAATCTTGCGTTGTGTCACTGTGAGCGCAAACTCATCAGAACATCGCAAATCATTTGTATCAATGCAATAACATGGTCGCTCACAGTCTAATTCAGGATTCCATTAGCTTGGCTATGATTCCTCCCAAAATTCATGAGTCTCTTTAGGGAAAGCAGATCCTAGGCACATACTGTATAAATATCCCGTGAGAGGATACTTAGGGCTACCCTTAACCTTATATGGCAAACAGCGCCAGTTTCCTGATGCTTGTGGAGCTGCAGTGCAACACAAGCCAACATGCTGAGCCCGAATGAGTCACTCAGCCAGCCTATAAACACCATGTGAGTCATGCAGACAGCAGGGGGCTCCACCAGCCCCATCAATCCAGGAAGCATCGATACATCATCGTGCTTAAGCTGCCTTCTGGTACATGGTCGCTTGAAGAGGAGGCGGAGCCAGAAGCAGGGGCGGGGCAAACGGGTAGCAACGTCACTGGCAGTCCTAGCGATACCTCCAAATCGGAAACAGCTTCCTGGAGTCGAGGGTACGAATACCAGTTTCTAACAGTAAGGAGGGGTGGGCTGGAGCGATGAAGAGGGCACCATAGTCAGGTAACTGGAGGGTACGTAGCCGCGCTGGCCACGAACCTCCACCAGGCTCCACTCGGGGTTGCCCCGCTTGTCGTGGGATTCCAGGAGCCGCACTGGTTCACCGGCCCGCAGGGTGGTCTCGTGCCGACTGCGTGCCGTGAAGTCATAGCCTGCAACTACCTAGAGAGAAGGAGGGACCCACCCAAACGCAGCTCAGTCTATTGCAGGAAGTCACATGTCCTGCCACAGGTATCGTGTTCTGATGTCACACTGACATGTAGGCCCATTTGGGTCCAGGCACAACAGTATGACAGTATGCACAGGAGGAGGCCCATacaacgccccctgctggttatCATGCTAACCTCTCGTGCATACTCCCACTGCATGAGGGCCAGTGAGACAGCTGCATGATGTCAGCCGAGTTCATGATGCCGGGTTCAGGTATCGCTATGTCACGTGACTTCATGTCTCAGGAATGTAACTGACGTTACACCCACTGACAGCCactagctcccccccccccaggaactaACCTGGAAGTAGGGTGTGGTCACAGTGCTGGCCGGCTGGGCCAGTGGGGTGTAAGAGTGCCTTCTGCCTTCATTCCGGCTGATGACGGTGGCGATATGCGGCGACAGGGGTGAGTCCTTGCTGACCTGGTGATAATGCACCAACATGGCCGACGGCACATAACCTCTGGGTCCTGCAACATGGAGAATCAAACCGCTCACGCTCAAAACAGATGAATAAGAAAATCAGACAAATCAATGAATGAATTAAGGTGTTTAAGGTGTCATTTAACATGAATGTTAAACACACCTACAGTTAACTAGTGCATGTTACCATCCGGATTAATGCTGTATAACAGCCAGCCATGACTCATTAGTTACAAAGTTGTTTTAAGTGAAACCCAGCGCTGACAGGATGACCAGGCTCTCATCAATGACGTCAGTGACGATGATACATCAggcagcagtatcatcaaatggccaccaggggtcaccacaGGAACAGATTAGCCTGACATACAAAATACTGAAAGTTGTTAACCGTGTTGAATCTTATAGTGTAACCTCACCCCCTGCGTCTACCAGCCAGCGGCGCCGGTCCCCGCGGGTATCCATCTCGCTCATAAGCGCTACCAGCTCTCCCCGCTGCAGCGTCAGGTCCAGCTCACGGCCGCCAGTCACATGACCCGTCAGCTGGTAGATCTTGCCCGGGCCAAACTTGTCTGTCAGGATCTTCAGGCGCCTTTGGGAGGTGGGGCTGAGAGGCTGTTACCATAGAGATATGGCTGGGTTTAGGTGGGAGTTGGCAGACCCCTCCACTAAGAGGAACATAAATCTCATGGCATCTCATGTATTTAAAGCAGGAAACACCAGTTAAAGCAGCTAATATGAGTCACATACAGGCATGTTTCACAAACTATTTAAAAACCAGAGACCAGGAAAACAACAACTAAGTGAGTAAACGAAAATAAATATGGCTGCTCCTGTTACCACTCTCTCGGCCCACCAGAGAATTTCACGTTGTCCCACCAACGGTTCCTGGCAACAACTTGCTATACCATAATAACAAACGGCCACagaaacagaagctgtttgctCAGACCTGCACAATGGGGCCTTTCAGGTCGTCCTGCACGCTCTGAATCAGGCCGTCCAGTCTCTCTGCCTGTTCACAGATGCAGCCCTCTGCccactcccagaatgcactgggcttgagctggctgtgggggagctgcaggttaaataggacagaaaacaaaccGGGTATTTTCATTTAAGATGGCGCAAATGAGTGTGCATGTATCTTCAAAGTGTCCACGGGACCAGCagagaaaatggggggggggggggggggggtgtaggtaAACACCAAGAAAGGAAATTTGAACATTACAAAGCAGTGCAGACACTGGCACTGAGGAGGGTCTGGGGACCAGAAATCCCTACATGTTTCTCTCCACCTTTATTTTTAATCCAGCGCTGCCCCCTTATGGCTCCCCCCAGAAACAGACATCATTACACCACCAGGACGACACGAGGCACGCTAACAGCACCTTCCCTTCCCATCCCTTCCTATCCCATCCCTTCCCATCCAAGCATGACTTAGAGGCACGTAACATTTTGCAGTCTGGGAGAGGAGGATACGAGAAAGGGACAGGGGGCCGAAATCGCAAGCAAGATTCAGAGGACTGCCGCAGCCCCCCTCCAGCAGGAACCCAAACATGCAGAAGATCAGaccagaagcccccccccacaacctcgTTAGTGTAGCTCGCAAACAGTTGCTCCACGTCGGCCGCCAGGTCGCGGTGCAGGCAGCTGAACGTGCCCAGcgtcccccagaggagctgcagGGTGACGCTGTTGAAGCAGGGCAGCTCGGCCAGCAGCAGTGCGTTGATGGTGCGGTACGCCGTCGCCACCTCTTGCTCCTCGTAGCTCAGGCTGCTCCTCTCACCCAGGGCCTCGAAGTCCAGCAGCTTGTCCATCCGCTTGCGGATCAGGTTCCGGGGCCCCTGCATCAGCTCCCGCAGGGAGCACAGGGGTTTGTAGACCAGCGTCCGGACCCGGTGCTCCTGGGGCAGACAAGAGAGCAGAGCAGGCGGTGGGCAAGACACCCCAGATATGCAGAGGGGTTTAATACTGAAATTAACTGCTGTGAAATCTATGACGATTTTACAAGGGAGTCAGAGACACTGCACATGGTgtatctctccctctctgtctccctgtcCGTCTCTCGCTCCCTGTCTCACACTCTctccccctctgtctccctGTCTCACACTCTCTCCCCTTCTCCCTGTCCGTCTCTCGCTCCCTGTCCCTGTCTCCCTGTCCGTCTCTCGCTCCCTGTCTCACACTCTCCCTGTCTCACACTCTCCCCCTCTCCCTGTCTCACACTCTCCCCCTCTCCCTGTCTCACACTCTCTCTGTCCATCCTGCAGAATCCTGCTCCATCTCACTCACCACCTCCTGGCACTGCCACTGATGAAGACACTTACGAAGGTGGGGTAGATCCACTGCCGGAGGGCCGTGCTGATTTCCTTATAGCAGACAGCAGCCTTTTCCCCCACCATGTCCAGGTCATGCTCCTCTGGTCTGTGTTGGAGAAAAAGCTACAGGGGGGGTTGCGGGGAGGATGGGGGGGTCAATCACATGGTAAAGCATAATGTTATGGATTCCCTAGCAACACCAACATCAGGTCTGTGACAATGTCCAGCTGACGGATGCTCCCATGGTTACGGAACACCAATAAGCCAGGAAGAGTAGTGCCAGGGTAACTCAACAAGCACAAACATGCATGCACCTCTCTACCCCCGGGAGTGAAGAAACATCTTCTGAAGGAAGGAGACACAACACAACTGCACCAAACTGACCATGTGGGGGCGAGGTTGGGGGCTGACTAATATAATTAAAAGGAAAGAAACAGGACAGCTAATGACACTGAGTGCAGCCTCGagggatatggggggggggggggggggggtcccgtcCAACAGGAGGCCGAACACAGCGGCTGTTAGGGACTCTGTGTCTCTCCCCCCTGTCTGGCATTGTCACATACCGTCTGTGTCACACAGAAGCAGGCAGCCTTGTAACCAAAACATTCAGGGGATCCTCTCACTTTTATACAAAGTGATGTATGATCGAGAAAGAGGATCAGCCAGTGCCTGGGCCAACTTGGGCTTAAGGGCCTGACAAAATCCATTCTAGCAAAATAAGCCCCTTCTTGTGTATATTAATACACGCTATGCATCATCAGAACAGGCAAAATAACATCAGTCTGGCCTGCAGGTGCAGGGAAGGGTGACTAATTCAGAAGAGGGTTTTGGGGAGAGAATCAGCACTGCTGCTGCCCTGCAGGCCTGCAAACTGCCCTGCAGGCCTGCAAACTGCCCTGCAGGCCTGCCAAAGCAAATCCCCAAACCTGCTCACCTGCATATAAGTAAGGAAGGCTATCACGTTCTCATGGAGGTTCACGACCCCCTTTTCCAGGACACAGAAAAATCCCTGTAGGACATCGAATTCTTCATCCTTCAGCTAAGATGGAGAGAGGATAGAAGTGAGATCGCAGCGGGAACGTTTCCATCTGACACTCATGGTTTTAGTGGCACCGGCAGGCACATTCTTGGCACACCGACTCAAACGTAGGCCGCTTCTTGTAAATGTCTGAATAACAAGGTCACATGGCAAAGGTCCTTACGCTCACACGTGGCACAGAGAACAGGGGGCAAAGGGCAGACATTATCAAACCGGAGGCGCCGCCCACAAGTTAAAGACAAAAGcaactgacacaaagggctGGATTCCTGAAATGGtttttggtttaaaaaaaaaactgggagAGAACAACaaagtataataataaaaaaaaaaagttgggataAAACGAAGGAATAAAATTGGGATGGGCCAGAGAGCAGGAAAGCAGGAGAAGAGTATAAAAGAAAAATCCAGGTAGAGGAGAGCAAGGGACAGGAAGACAGGGGAACAGAAGAACAGGAAGGAGAAAAgtagaataaaagaaaaaatacagGGGCAGGAGAACCAGGATCGGCCAGGTCTTTACCTTGGGGACAATGCCAGCCTCAACCTTGATGAACTGGCTCAGCCTGGTCGTCTTTTTGGCAATGCTGTGTCCAGTCAGCCGGTTCATCTTGTCTATTATTGTCAACGTCTCAGTTTTCTTATACTTGTCCGCTGTGAAGGAACATGCGGGCGTTTAATCCAGCCACCCGTTCACGGTGTCGGCCATGCATGACGTCTGCAAACATTCCCACGCCACGGCGACTCCCTCACCGACTTCCCGGAAGCGCTTGTACTCATTTATGTTGCAGTTCATCTCCACGGCGACGTGGAAGGCGTGCTCCAAAGCAGGGTAGGCCGGGTGCGTGGGGTCCGTGTGCTTCTGGATGGTCTGCAGCAGCAGGGGGGTAGCGGGCAATCCTCTGAACCGGCATGACCAGGAAGAAGGTCAAGGAGGATGCGTTGACCTCCGGCCTGCAGGGGGCCACAGTGAGCTTCAGGCACAACTTCAAAAAAGGATCTCTGTATGTAATTCCTAGGCATTTCGCATGGGACTTTACATTAAAACTGCTTCTATATACTCCTTTGGGAGGACCAGTACTACTAACTGTCTTGGGGGGTTGGTCTTAATTGCCCCCCCATCTTTTTCCCTGCTTTCACGGGAGTGTCTGTTTCTCCCACAGATTTGATGTGCAGATCCCCTAAATGATATTCCCTTTCACTGTTGCAGTTTCTTTTTGGTTTGACCATAATAATTTTATCCTGCACCCCCTCTCTTGTTGCCAGTATTCCCTGAGCTACGTGGTTCTGTCCAAACCAGGCTAGATCTCCCAGAGTCCCCTTCTCCACTGTGCACATGGCAGCAGCAGGACCCACcctggtcacatgacagggACTTAAACCAAACTTACGCCGAGGACTTGATCACCATCACGATCTCGAGCCACAAGGCCTCTTTCTGCTTGTAGCTGTTCTCCAGAGCCGTGATGATGTTGTAGTTGGCGAGATACTCTTTGTATGCCTTCTCCATGTCCGTCCTCAAGCTTAAAAAAACCTCACCTGAAAGACATGGAAACACATCAGACGTCTTTAACTGATGTTCAGGCTTCCACACCATGCGGTTTTACAATTACAGTCAGGGAATGCTGTGCTTTTCGAACGCGTGGGACTGCCAGCACGCTCACAACTGGCCTCTCCACTCTTAGCCATTCCATCTGCGTTATGATTTCACCCCTTTGCTCCACAATTTCCACACTATTCTGTTGAGCAATAACTCGGCACGATGATGGAAAGCTGGCTCAGACAGACCCCGGTCCTCTTACATCCACGCAGGAATAAGGACCCATACTTTAGTCCTCGTTTTCTATTAAAAGCCTCGGGACACACACGCCTTAcaggagacagaaacacagaGGGATCATCAGTGGCCCAGATCTCAAGCTGAAAACCTGAGGATGAGCCCTGATATGTGACCAGGGAGCTAATAACCCCAGATAAGGCCAAGGGGCCCAGACTACTCACACAGGATTCTGAGGAGGTCCGGGTCCGACACCTCGGTCTGCTCCAGAAGCCTCAGCAGGCGGCGTGACACGTCGATGACCCCATCAACATGCAGGAACATGCTGTCCAGGTTATCCAACGGGGGCTGCATGGTTGGGAGGGAGGGCAAATATACTTATTTTTAGCATATATGTTGTCAAGTTGGACATGCACATGGAATGTTTGCAATGTGCCATGTGACTCGCTCCTGACAGCAGGAGGTTGATCAGCACCTGGATCAAATGCAGGTTTCTCCTGATGGTGTCAGTGCACAGCTGGAGGTTCCTCAGGTAGCTCCTCTCCGTCTGAATCAGCTCCTCCACTGTCCGCAACTGCCGCTGAGCGGTTAAAGCCGCCCGTTCTGCCTTTGCCTGCGCCTCCacctctccctcctcctccacctcctcctcctctgcctCCACCTCCTCTGTCATGTCCCCTTCCGCAGCTCCCCCCGTCATCTCCTCCCCGAGCTCTGCGGGAGATGCCGCTGTTCTGGAGTCAGGATCCATGCTGGGGAGGTGTCTGagaggaaaagggggggggctgtgaatCACCGCGGCAGCCTGCACAGGGTGGGGGCCATTATCTGACCAAAGGAAGTGATAACGGGCTCCACATTGTCACAGCACATCCTTAGGGACATCCACTGTGCTTCCTGGATAGAGGAGCAGCAGCTATGAGTTTGGTAACAGGGGAGCCATTAGTAATGTACATGTATAGTACGACTAATTCAAAAAGTAATTCAAAAGGTTTgggaagctccccccccccccccaaccaggaaGCAAAGTCTCATACCCACATCCCATCACTCAGGTACCCTGAACTTTTGACCCAAACATGTGTGGAGATCAGAGTAAATGAAAAACTCATACTAACGTTTACAAAAATGGCCCAGagaagagggagacagagaaagGAGAGTAAGGGCCGGAGCCGAGCTCACCAGATCCCGTCGATCACGTCAGGTGCCGCAGGGAGATCACTGCGGCAGGGCAGTAAACGCGCTCTAACTCTCCCAGCGTGAGTGTGTGGGGGTAGGCAAACAGCAGCCGGAGAACTTTACTGACTGAGTGACCTccggggggaggggctgggTGTGCCAGGGGTGGGGcgagcgcacgcacacacgcgcacacacacacacacacacaccaccccccTTGCTGTGCTGAGACAGCTGATTGACCACTGTAGCTAAATGCAGCAAACAGGGGCCCAGTCAGCATCTAACTCCACTGGCTCATAGTCAGCAGTATGTAAAGAAAAGTGCTATGGATCTCCCAATGTTCT
Encoded here:
- the arhgef37 gene encoding LOW QUALITY PROTEIN: rho guanine nucleotide exchange factor 37 (The sequence of the model RefSeq protein was modified relative to this genomic sequence to represent the inferred CDS: deleted 1 base in 1 codon); translation: MDPDSRTAASPAELGEEMTGGAAEGDMTEEVEAEEEEVEEEGEVEAQAKAERAALTAQRQLRTVEELIQTERSYLRNLQLCTDTIRRNLHLIQPPLDNLDSMFLHVDGVIDVSRRLLRLLEQTEVSDPDLLRILCEVFLSLRTDMEKAYKEYLANYNIITALENSYKQKEALWLEIVMVIKSSAPEVNASSLTFFLVMPVQRIARYPLLLQTIQKHTDPTHPAYPALEHAFHVAVEMNCNINEYKRFREVADKYKKTETLTIIDKMNRLTGHSIAKKTTRLSQFIKVEAGIVPKLKDEEFDVLQGFFCVLEKGVVNLHENVIAFLTYMQLFLQHRPEEHDLDMVGEKAAVCYKEISTALRQWIYPTFEHRVRTLVYKPLCSLRELMQGPRNLIRKRMDKLLDFEALGERSSLSYEEQEVATAYRTINALLLAELPCFNSVTLQLLWGTLGTFSCLHRDLAADVEQLFASYTNELPHSQLKPSAFWEWAEGCICEQAERLDGLIQSVQDDLKGPIVQPLSPTSQRRLKILTDKFGPGKIYQLTGHVTGGRELDLTLQRGELVALMSEMDTRGDRRRWLVDAGGPRGYVPSAMLVHYHQVSKDSPLSPHIATVISRNEGRRHSYTPLAQPASTVTTPYFQVVAGYDFTARSRHETTLRAGEPVRLLESHDKRGNPEWSLVEVRGQRGYVPSSYLTMVPSSSLQPTPPYC